The nucleotide window TCCCGTTTTGAAACCATCTTAAGGCAACCCTTAATTTGCTGGGCGGCACTAAGATTCAAGACATCACGCGACTCATCCTTAGAGCTTTAATGGACAAAGCTTTAAGATTAACTTATGttgcacagaaaaaaaataccggCAAAAAGGTGTTCAAAGAAACGAAGATGTGGCCTTTTGTTAGAGGTTATATGTTGTATCTCCTATTTTTCTCAGTTACTTTTTCAATAATCTTATGTTTCTTTCGATTTTCAGATGTCATAAGAAGAAGATATTCAGAGGAAAGGAAACCGGACGACCAAATGATTCTTAGATCAATTTCAACCCTTCTTGCAAATTGTTTCGTAGCTAGAGGTAGGGAACTCAGGAGCTTGTCTTATTCGGCTCCGCTGTTGTAAGCAGGGAGCGGTTAGACGAATGACTGGCCAATTAGAATGTCGGTTAGCTCAGATGTGTATATATGCGGTGTCTATATTCACAAAGAAGGGTTAACAAACAATCAAATGAGAAAGAACAAAAGGATATTTTACCTAGGATGGCATAACTGGCAGGAAAGCTACCACCTGAACTGATGGACCACACACAGATGCTTCTAAGGACACTAGACTTGGGCGAGCTTACATAAGTGACAAGAGATAGAGTTAGCATGCTATGAGGACATACAAACATAATAATTACCGATTGGGAAAGCTTGACTTAGGACAGGGAGTTGATCCAAGCAACTACAAACACATACAATGCGTAGAACTTAAGAACACACGAAAAGAACACAGAGCAAACTAAGGAAGAAACGGTATTCAATTAGGCAGACAAATGGAAAACTAGCTGTAAGTGTCTAGCAGCGTGGTTTGTCACTGACAGGACTAGCAGACAAAAGGCAAACAGACAATGATGCTAAACAGAGGTCTTAGCTTAATATATTTTAACCATTAAATCGTGCGTTGCCAGATGACAATATTTGATCCAACTATTTTGCGCCGTAACATTCTCCCCCGAATCCGGTTACGACTCCACGGAAGAAGACGGATGAGTCTCGTTAAGGCGCAGGAAACAAGCTCTCAAGCAATGGCCTCGTCTGGCTTGGATGGAAGTAGGTTGGGCAgaatttgttgtttcttgAAGCGCCGGGGTCGAAGGGGTCGTAGCTCGTTCCAGTAGGCACAAGCGATGGATGGCTCGCGTAAAAGTTCCATTCTCCGTTTGGACCTTAACTACTCGTACAAGACCATCGCCACCCGGGTAGGCTTCAATAATGTGGCCAATTTTCCACTGGCCACGGGCTAGATTCGGATCGAGAAGCATAACAACATCTCCCACTGTTAGATTCGCTTTCGCGGTTTTCCATTTCTTACGCGGAACCAGTGTCGGAAGATAGAGCTTCGTCCACAGATCCCAAAATAACTTGGCCATTCGTTGCACTTAGCGAAAACGTTCTCTAGGTAACGCATCATCAAAGGAGCCTGGTAATACATCCGTTGTTGGCGGGCGATTTAAGAAATCATTTGGTGTTAGCGGACGAAAATCCGCTGGATCAGAGCTAGCATAAGTCAAGGGACGCGCATTCAGAAAACCCGCGATTTCGGCTAGTAGAGTGCGGAGCATCTCATCTGTGGGATAACGCAGAGCTCCCTTTTCTATATCAAAGGCTCTGTATAAAGCCCGTTTTCTAGAGCGAACTAAACTCTCGTGCGCTCCACCAAAATGAGGCGCTCGAGGTGGCTGGAACTTCCAGTCGATAATCTTTTCGGTCCGGAACTTGAGTAGTTTGTCATCTTCCTTTAACTTTGAGACAAGATCATTCAAATCACGTTCTGCACCGACAAAGTTTGTACCATTATCGGAGTGTACGGAGACTGGCTTGTTGAATAAGCCTATAAAACGCCGGAATACGAGAAGAAAATCTTCAGAAGAAAGAGATTCTGCCAATTCAAGATGAACCGCTCGGGTCACGAGACATGTAAAAAGCGACCCGTATCTCTTGTTGACCCGGTTTCTCCATTGACTGGTTTCCAAGGGTCCAAAATAATCAATGGCTACATGCGAGAAAGAAGGTGAGTACGAATTGAGACGGACCGTTGGTAAATCGCCCATCATCTGGCCAGCTGGAGCAGCTCTCTCCCGAATACAAAATTGACAGAGTCGGCGGGTTTTCTTTGCTACTTCTCTCCCCCGGATAATCCAAAAATGTTGACAAAGTTTGGCAAACAAGTAGTCAGTTCCGGCGTGATGCATTTCTTCATGCAGAACTTGGACGAGCCTCTGGGTAAGCGGATGTTTGCCTGGCAGTAGAGGAGGATGATGGTTGTCGTACGGCAACTTAGAACGCCCGATCCGTCCACCTAAACGCAGCAAGCCGTCTTCTCCAATGGTTGGGCTGAGGGCTAACAGATGTGAAGAAGACGGAAGAGCCTTCCCTCGTTGAAGATGCTGTATGTCTTTAAAGAAAGCTTCCGTCTGGCAACGTCTGACAAACTCCAGGCCCTCGCCTTCCAATTTTAAGAAAGAGGAGATATTAGATTGATCTAATTTAAATTCTGACCAGTCGAACGG belongs to Daphnia magna isolate NIES linkage group LG1, ASM2063170v1.1, whole genome shotgun sequence and includes:
- the LOC116922564 gene encoding uncharacterized protein LOC116922564, which produces MYVDDYLGSAGSVAEAVREATTLKKALAAADLHFQAWLSNSTEFIRAMQGEQRTPEGAPDLLLKDGGSEKILGVIWNIRNDTLGFRVSDLEDEEFTRVSLTSKVASVFDPLGIAAPLIVKAKIRLRELGVRGLKWSDPVDEKDRAWWESWFGTMRELANVSIARWLFPEQSEITSSQLHVFGDASEEAYAAVVYLRHTYRSGRVQIRIVKASSKLAPKKTLSVPKLELNAALLSSRVAAAIQSCLNYPIQQWFFWTDSSTVRNWIRATPSFYQVFVSNRIGEIQTLTETEEWRFVPGRLNPADAATRSRIDEETFPKIWQDGPEFLLKCDSEWPQDLPWMAVTVELKHTKQYHIRDAADPFDWSEFKLDQSNISSFLKLEGEGLEFVRRCQTEAFFKDIQHLQRGKALPSSSHLLALSPTIGEDGLLRLGGRIGRSKLPYDNHHPPLLPGKHPLTQRLVQVLHEEMHHAGTDYLFAKLCQHFWIIRGREVAKKTRRLCQFCIRERAAPAGQMMGDLPTVRLNSYSPSFSHVAIDYFGPLETSQWRNRVNKRYGSLFTCLVTRAVHLELAESLSSEDFLLVFRRFIGLFNKPVSVHSDNGTNFVGAERDLNDLVSKLKEDDKLLKFRTEKIIDWKFQPPRAPHFGGAHESLVRSRKRALYRAFDIEKGALRYPTDEMLRTLLAEIAGFLNARPLTYASSDPADFRPLTPNDFLNRPPTTDVLPGSFDDALPRERFR